In Pseudodesulfovibrio sp. JC047, the following proteins share a genomic window:
- a CDS encoding amino acid ABC transporter permease, with product MQNTSTKRKIRITPLDTTILVVLAGMFGFIAYKAATGLNYHWNWAVIPQFLIRYDTEAQSWVPGLLMHGLFTTIRLSLWSGLFAIILGTFVGLMRVSPRLFRRQLATTYVGLIRNTPPLVLIFVFYFFVGDQIMTLLHVNEAIYALSPEAQEVLGWFFGPMSRFSQFLSALVTLTLFEAAYIAEIVRAGIESIESGQWEAASGTGMSRTKAMMYVILPQAIQRMLPALAGQFISIIKDSTIVSVISIEELTFQAQQLMTTTYRSFEIWTLVLVMYFVLTFLCSMVVRKLELTLQREP from the coding sequence TTGCAGAATACTTCAACAAAACGGAAAATTCGCATCACACCGCTGGACACCACCATTTTGGTGGTGCTGGCGGGGATGTTCGGTTTCATTGCGTACAAGGCCGCAACAGGATTAAATTACCACTGGAACTGGGCCGTCATTCCCCAGTTTCTGATTCGTTATGACACCGAAGCGCAATCATGGGTTCCAGGCCTGCTCATGCATGGGCTGTTCACGACCATCCGACTGAGTCTCTGGTCAGGTCTCTTCGCCATTATACTGGGAACATTTGTCGGCCTCATGCGGGTCAGCCCACGACTCTTCAGACGACAGCTAGCCACCACCTATGTCGGACTGATCAGAAACACCCCGCCTCTGGTCCTGATATTCGTCTTCTACTTCTTTGTCGGCGACCAGATCATGACGCTGCTGCATGTCAATGAAGCCATCTATGCCCTGTCTCCCGAAGCTCAGGAAGTTCTCGGCTGGTTCTTCGGACCGATGAGCCGATTTTCCCAATTCCTCTCCGCCCTGGTCACCCTGACCCTTTTCGAAGCGGCGTATATTGCGGAAATTGTTCGGGCAGGCATCGAGTCCATTGAATCTGGCCAGTGGGAAGCGGCATCAGGCACCGGCATGAGCCGAACCAAGGCCATGATGTACGTCATCCTCCCGCAAGCCATACAACGCATGTTGCCAGCACTTGCCGGGCAATTCATATCCATCATCAAGGATTCCACCATCGTTTCTGTCATCTCCATCGAAGAGTTGACTTTTCAGGCGCAACAACTCATGACAACAACCTATAGGAGTTTTGAAATCTGGACACTGGTCCTTGTCATGTATTTCGTGCTCACCTTCCTGTGTTCAATGGTGGTCAGGAAATTGGAACTGACACTGCAAAGAGAGCCATAA
- a CDS encoding transporter substrate-binding domain-containing protein: MKNHRFRTIVPFLFLLAFLVGCGQQAPQQNDSGVKSHVSQLDTILKRGVIKVGFDTFKPWAMKDKSGKYIGFEIEVAERLAKDMGVKVEFVPTKWSGIIPALLTGKFDIIIGGMSITPQRNLKVNFSLPYEYTGMSVIASKKLASGRTLASEFNNPATTIAVRLGTTAAEVTKNYLPNAKILFFDEESQTIQELLNERVHAVVASNPLPLNLAKEYPEQLYLPFKEDFTREPIAFGIKKGDHDYLNWLNNWVLVTSSTGWLKNRYEYWFYTNDWENQIQ, encoded by the coding sequence ATGAAAAATCATCGTTTCAGGACAATTGTACCCTTCCTCTTCCTGCTTGCATTCCTCGTTGGATGCGGTCAGCAGGCTCCACAGCAAAACGACTCCGGCGTAAAATCTCACGTCAGCCAGCTTGACACCATTCTCAAACGAGGTGTGATAAAAGTTGGCTTCGACACCTTCAAACCCTGGGCCATGAAAGACAAAAGTGGCAAGTACATCGGTTTTGAAATCGAAGTTGCCGAACGGCTGGCCAAAGATATGGGCGTGAAGGTCGAATTCGTTCCCACCAAATGGTCCGGCATCATCCCAGCCCTTTTGACCGGAAAATTCGATATCATCATCGGCGGCATGTCCATCACTCCGCAACGCAATCTGAAAGTCAACTTTTCCCTCCCCTACGAGTATACAGGGATGTCTGTCATCGCCAGCAAAAAGCTCGCCTCGGGACGCACTCTGGCTTCCGAATTCAACAACCCGGCTACAACCATAGCTGTTCGTCTGGGAACCACTGCGGCCGAAGTGACAAAAAACTATCTCCCCAATGCAAAAATCCTGTTTTTTGACGAAGAATCACAGACCATTCAGGAACTCCTCAACGAACGAGTCCACGCAGTCGTTGCCTCCAACCCGTTGCCACTCAATCTTGCCAAGGAATACCCGGAGCAACTGTATCTCCCCTTCAAGGAAGATTTCACCAGAGAACCCATCGCCTTTGGAATCAAAAAAGGCGACCACGACTATCTCAACTGGTTGAACAACTGGGTTTTGGTCACCTCAAGCACTGGCTGGCTCAAAAACCGCTATGAATACTGGTTCTACACCAACGATTGGGAAAACCAGATTCAATAG
- a CDS encoding amino acid ABC transporter permease produces MFDTRRFFHGTIRFSSLIDTTKYLVVMGCVLWLLTLGTNRLGYNWQWYRIPKYFWTVGEQGVTWGPLVQGLGVTLQITAISMVLMLVIGMATAIFRMTDSWAARGTARTYMELIRNTPLLIQIFFIYFVLAPILGISPFWAAIIALSLFEGAYASEIFRAGITSIDKGQWEAAQGLGMNASATYRYIILPQAFRRVLPPMTSQAVSLVKDSALVSTIAILDLTQQGRMIDAETFLTFEIWFTVAAIYLAVTLALSGVVKILEKRFNGIKP; encoded by the coding sequence ATGTTTGACACACGACGCTTTTTTCACGGCACCATTCGATTTTCTTCTCTCATTGACACCACGAAATACCTCGTGGTGATGGGATGTGTTCTCTGGCTCCTCACATTGGGGACCAACCGGCTGGGATACAATTGGCAATGGTATAGAATCCCGAAATATTTCTGGACTGTCGGAGAACAGGGGGTCACTTGGGGACCACTGGTTCAAGGGTTAGGCGTAACCCTCCAGATCACTGCCATCAGCATGGTTCTGATGCTGGTCATCGGCATGGCAACCGCCATATTCCGAATGACCGACTCATGGGCCGCACGCGGGACAGCACGTACCTACATGGAGTTGATTCGCAATACTCCTCTGCTCATTCAGATTTTCTTCATCTATTTTGTCCTGGCTCCCATTCTGGGGATCTCCCCGTTTTGGGCCGCCATTATAGCTCTGAGCCTTTTTGAAGGAGCCTATGCCTCGGAAATATTCAGAGCCGGAATCACGTCCATTGACAAAGGACAGTGGGAAGCCGCCCAAGGATTGGGCATGAACGCATCTGCCACCTATCGATACATCATCCTGCCCCAGGCTTTCCGACGCGTACTGCCTCCCATGACGAGCCAAGCGGTCTCACTTGTCAAGGATTCCGCCTTGGTCAGCACCATCGCCATTCTCGATCTGACGCAACAAGGACGCATGATCGACGCGGAAACATTTCTCACCTTTGAAATCTGGTTCACTGTTGCCGCCATCTACCTGGCCGTCACCCTGGCTTTATCCGGGGTCGTCAAGATATTGGAAAAACGGTTCAACGGCATCAAGCCTTAA
- the tmk gene encoding dTMP kinase: MFITFEGIEGTGKSTQITKIKDYYESLGKTVFLTKEPGGSRVGTELRKMLLHVDNKDITPITELFLYLADRAQHIEQVIRPALDAGDVVLCDRFADSTIVYQGYGRGLDTTILKQLNEVAVNGLWPDLTVVLDIDPEIGLKRATLRNIEDGKAKEEGRFEAEHLSFHNRIREGYLTWAALNHDRMEVVDASATPDEVFEKIKAVLECHRSKTD, translated from the coding sequence ATGTTTATTACCTTTGAAGGCATAGAAGGCACCGGCAAATCCACCCAGATCACCAAAATCAAGGATTATTACGAATCCTTGGGGAAAACGGTGTTCCTCACAAAGGAACCAGGAGGAAGTCGCGTCGGAACGGAACTGCGCAAGATGCTGCTTCACGTTGACAACAAGGACATCACTCCGATCACGGAACTGTTTCTCTATCTGGCAGACCGCGCCCAACACATCGAACAGGTCATTCGTCCGGCTTTGGACGCGGGAGATGTCGTCCTCTGTGACCGCTTTGCCGACTCCACCATTGTCTATCAAGGCTATGGCCGAGGTTTGGACACCACCATACTCAAGCAACTCAATGAAGTGGCTGTCAATGGTCTCTGGCCCGACCTGACCGTTGTTCTGGACATTGACCCGGAAATAGGTCTCAAACGCGCGACATTGCGAAATATCGAAGACGGCAAGGCCAAAGAAGAAGGCCGCTTCGAGGCGGAACATCTATCTTTCCACAACCGAATTCGTGAAGGCTACCTGACTTGGGCAGCCCTCAACCACGATCGAATGGAAGTCGTTGATGCATCCGCAACCCCCGATGAAGTCTTTGAAAAAATCAAGGCCGTTCTGGAGTGTCACAGATCGAAAACAGACTAA